In Lodderomyces elongisporus chromosome 2, complete sequence, the following proteins share a genomic window:
- the YAK1 gene encoding dual specificity protein kinase yak1 encodes MAYNNYNFRHNSIGGNWHLPPPVQQQQQQQQQSSTNVNSSTAEQSYLSPQNATTFKSNNMSGFRNPWFSVNQSGSLATSPSTNTSSNLSQSPTKSQHIPLLQQPPQLAKRLSFTNQLATTYEDGAGLGPEAGPGTNTGVVTGTTSQPPFIHPPTRADNPFTQYFSNQEVTLGNVNDRRMSAAVDGTHFNPYGHGAQYGSSAYPTQIMANNDSLSLAQVSNSTAAAAAAAAAAGGDIGIGGGVTRHAANSNIAALRRSSMAATPSHYQHQQPIVSYDSKGVPYYVAPPTATGRSPSIVQYQQYQQYQQALQNQNPNQNLQKLRRPAPKARKIYSKSDLAPKIHNQPKYRRCSVNSIHISPVNALSVYLTESYSICQPQKFQYSKASNPKRVLTKPSEPKFNNGFDNEESDYILYVNDILGSEEGRKYMVLDLLGSGTFGQVVKCQNLTNQTVCAVKVIKSKPAYMNQSLTEVRLLEFLNTNSDGKHFIRLLDTFMHKEHLCLVFEILASNLYELIKQNQFQGLNMKLVKLLTKQLLEALAQLKSFQMIHCDLKPENILLCQPDKPNIKVIDFGSACFTRQTIYTYIQSRFYRSPEVILGLPYTESIDMWSLGCIVGEFFLGLPMFPGTSEYNQIWKIVDMLGPPPRHMIEVGRNSMNFFNKVPSTNANEKPRYEIKNYDEYCTFINSTKSDHHGGGSGHSHKKEQPNKNYFKHRLLKDIILNYKMPSKKMTNSMIEKECQERALLVDFLTKVLNLNPLERLTPQEALKHPFIRDVRTIELI; translated from the coding sequence ATGGCTTATAATAACTACAATTTCAGACATAATTCAATTGGTGGCAATTGGCATCTACCGCCGCCagttcaacaacaacagcagcagcaacagcagtcCAGCACAAATGTGAATAGCTCAACCGCAGAGCAATCATACCTTTCTCCACAAAATGCTACTACTTTCAAATCCAATAATATGCTGGGGTTTAGAAACCCGTGGTTTTCAGTAAACCAATCTGGTTCATTAGCAACATCTCCGTCAACCAACACTTCGTCTAATTTGTCACAATCACCGACAAAGTCTCAACATATCCCTTTACTCCAACAACCACCTCAGTTGGCGAAACGACTATCCTTTACGAATCAATTGGCAACAACATACGAAGATGGTGCAGGACTAGGTCCAGAAGCTGGTCCAGGAACTAATACTGGAGTGGTGACAGGTACCACCAGTCAACCTCCTTTCATACATCCTCCTACGCGCGCAGATAACCCATTCACACAGTATTTTTCGAACCAAGAGGTCACTTTAGGGAATGTCAACGATCGTCGAATGTCTGCCGCAGTAGACGGTACACATTTTAACCCATATGGCCATGGTGCTCAATACGGAAGTAGTGCATACCCAACCCAAATCATGGCCAATAATGACTCATTGAGTTTAGCTCAGGTGTCTAATAGTactgcagcagcagcagcagcagcagcagcagcaggaGGTGATATTGGAATTGGCGGAGGCGTTACTAGACATGCCGCCAACTCTAATATTGCTGCACTCAGAAGATCGTCAATGGCTGCTACGCCATCCCATTatcaacaccagcaaccaATAGTTTCATATGACTCAAAAGGGGTTCCATATTATGTAGCCCCACCTACAGCAACAGGTAGGTCTCCTTCAATCGttcaatatcaacaataccAGCAATATCAACAGGCACTTCAGAACCAGAATCCAAACCAAAATTTACAAAAGCTCAGACGTCCTGCACCAAAGGCTAGGAAAATATACTCCAAGCTGGACTTGGCGCCCAAAATTCATAATCAACCGAAATATCGACGCTGTTCAGTCAATTCAATCCACATATCACCGGTCAATGCACTCTCCGTATATTTGACTGAATCTTATAGCATTTGTCAACCGCAGAAATTCCAATACTCCAAAGCAAGCAATCCCAAAAGGGTATTGACAAAACCACTGGAGCCAAAGTTTAACAATGGTTTTGATAACGAAGAGAGTGACTATATCCTATATGTCAATGATATTTTGGGCAGCGAAGAAGGCAGGAAATATATGGTTTTGGACTTGTTGGGCTCAGGAACCTTTGGCCAAGTGGTCAAGTGTCAAAATTTGACTAATCAAACAGTTTGTGCGGTTAAAGTTATCAAATCGAAACCAGCTTATATGAACCAATCATTGACCGAAGTACGTTTATTGGAGTTTTTAAACACAAATAGCGATGGCAAACATTTCATCCGGTTACTTGACACTTTTATGCATAAAGAGCACTTGTGccttgtttttgaaatattGGCGTCCAACTTGTATGAATtgataaaacaaaaccagTTTCAAGGCTTGAATATGAAATTGGTGAAGCTCTTGACAAAGCAATTGCTAGAAGCTCTTGCTCAGCTCAAGAGCTTCCAAATGATCCATTGCGATTTGAAGCCCGAAAACATTCTACTTTGTCAACCAGATAAACCCAATATCAAAGTCATTGATTTTGGTTCGGCGTGTTTTACAAGACAAaccatatatacatatatccAATCGCGATTTTACCGTTCACCTGAGGTTATTTTAGGACTACCATACACAGAGTCTATCGATATGTGGTCCTTGGGTTGTATAGTTGGTGAATTTTTCTTGGGGTTGCCTATGTTTCCAGGAACATCGGAGTATAAtcaaatttggaaaattgtTGATATGTTGGGTCCACCTCCAAGGCACATGATTGAAGTTGGACGAAATTCGatgaattttttcaacaaagtaCCGCTGACAAACGCGAATGAGAAACCTAGATATGAGATCAAAAACTATGATGAGTACTGTACCTTTATCAATTCTACAAAATCAGACCACCATGGCGGTGGATCTGGCCATTCCCACAAAAAGGAGCAACCGAATAAAAACTATTTCAAACATCGACTTTTAAAAGATATCATTTTAAACTACAAGATGCCCTCTAAGAAGATGACTAACTCAATGATTGAGAAAGAATGTCAAGAAAGAGCGCTACTCGTGGATTTTTTGACAAAAGTCTTGAATCTCAATCCATTGGAAAGACTTACGCCACAGGAGGCATTGAAACATCCGTTCATTCGAGATGTCAGGACAATTGAGTTGATCTGA
- the RPB4 gene encoding RNA polymerase B (BUSCO:EOG09264ZI5), which yields MNVSTSALGVRRRKVATQNIDDEENAAVLKLGPEFQLHQLTNQGEDQQLIALNLSEARLLIRAALKERKKNQKPNKNKLLQQQQQQQQQQQQQQQHQESQNDVMRARDSDDDDDDDDEMNSKEDEISNIELAGPNSNEIMHKTLNYLTNFARFKNRSSCETVEKLVNDFNDHCTEVLHPFEIAQLGTLECEDAEEAKSLIPSLNNKVSDVQLQSLLTELRKYQTLS from the coding sequence ATGAATGTCAGTACGAGTGCTCTTGGTGTGAGAAGGAGGAAAGTAGCCACACAAAacattgatgatgaagaaaatgcCGCCGTTTTGAAACTTGGACCTGAGTTTCAACTACATCAACTCACGAATCAAGGGGAGGACCAGCAGCTAATAGCATTAAACTTATCTGAAGCAAGACTCTTAATCAGAGCTGCATTAAAAGAACgtaaaaagaaccaaaagccaaacaaaaataaacttttgcagcaacagcagcagcaacaacaacaacaacaacaacaacagcagcatcaAGAAAGTCAAAATGATGTTATGAGAGCGCGTGATTCagacgacgacgatgacgatgatgacgaaaTGAATAGCAAAGAGGATGAGATTTCGAATATAGAATTGGCGGGACCCAATTCCAATGAAATTATGCACAAGACTTTAAACTATCTTACAAATTTTGCAAGATTCAAGAATAGACTGAGTTGTGAAACAGTTGAGAAGTTGGTGAATGATTTTAACGATCATTGCACTGAAGTTTTGCATCCCTTTGAAATCGCACAGTTGGGAACATTAGAGTGTGAAGATGCCGAAGAGGCTAAAAGTTTGATCCCAAGCTTGAACAACAAAGTATCGGATGTGCAGTTGCAGAGTTTATTGACCGAGTTGAGGAAATACCAAACATTATCGTAA
- the ssr2 gene encoding SWI/SNF and RSC complex subunit Ssr2, whose amino-acid sequence MSSPSTEEKIRQAEVINDEGIGKEASDVPPQTIAGENNNNNNNNNNNNNNNSVNSDINNTAASENQDSFRTDVGVPSGNVDEKQLEEMDQLREANNELPPDSEIDSLSHLNSDKLNETGNLDKELASLVQPGEEKENTSNNFENNVDSYTVNGQEGNEVNFDNASKADMKINQDYATNENRKADEVVEDILPSIPNDQVPEDIEFSDSHLAAETKKIDDPDLKEEPVVGTKTNADADADTNEVTPTEPVGELVNSGAQNQQEQNEEQINNNADMETDTKLDEVKDADSKLGLGTNDIGSQSAIDNDKVGNETGTKIDTSQQLEQPEQAKQLEQAKQLEQAKQPEQAKQLEQPEQPEQPEQPEQPEQPEQPEQPELSKQPEQTQQPQLSYTGAEGMQEYEKEELSQEAGENKVLKEIQADDPSFDADYNMDGANDDGDDDDDDNNRKSDFSIENSFLPSDSEPRDEDTEMMNVEDQVKNEVPTADSFTNDISNANPNTDLNANQHIDTDTNSEFVSVESQTQSQPQQNDVPSFAKETNNSTSNNEVKKEPFSSNTPTATANNNNNNDKININTNNNTNTNIGSPSAGSAETKNGSGNVASESSESSRTHGSDANESEDIVDDDTEEQSTKVAPKYKQTHLIVVPSYSGWFNMTKIHKIEKESLPEFFDTMHPSKSPKLYVNYRNFMINSYRLNPNEFLTLTSCRRNLVGDVGTLMRVHRFLNKWGLINYQVRPQFKPGYAAEKQPNGQSIELPYTGDYHVRLDTPRGLFPFDTSRVPPERIDINKLKNILSLESESGDKNKSETKNSDVQAAGSLIENEKDKENDKKNVQGRDNHSIKINTDIHDREKRRASEQGVDGQSHQIKKQKTKERALSDDWTSDEVSKLTNAVKEYKDDWYQIANAVGTNKTPQQCVLKFLKMPLEDRFNDLECNPKTIQELLKFASNYPINSVDNPVLANLVFMTRIVDSEVAKAASEAACKAMDECINRKIKAVYGSDDKNKADEQRRESNTGSDVKVESVCSSEVNGEKEDKDSDETNTQTKETKGQESNKPEVNDARNTDEKDAIATTFGIVGGRSHLFSSYEEREMHKISTNIINHELAKVETKLSKIEELEKIYERERQNLSKQQELNFMDRLALTKSTIGIIKKLEDACDMLESGDKKPEDIKSLISDAKELLYKPTKQSFEDVRSGLSQGGTSGSNSNNKNSNGNGNMQDDDFKPLSMTAPQAFKVWVP is encoded by the coding sequence ATGAGTTCCCCTTCTACAGAAGAGAAAATTAGACAAGCTGAAGTTATCAATGATGAAGGTATCGGAAAGGAAGCAAGTGATGTTCCTCCACAGACGATAGCAGgtgaaaacaacaacaacaacaacaacaacaacaacaacaacaacaacaacagcgtAAACAGTGATATCAATAACACTGCCGCCAGCGAGAATCAAGACCTGTTTAGGACAGATGTGGGAGTTCCTTCAGGAAACGTGGATGAAAAACAACTAGAGGAAATGGATCAATTACGTGAGGCCAACAATGAACTTCCTCCCGATTCTGAAATAGATTCTTTATCACATTTGAACTCAGACAAGTTAAACGAAACGGGGAATCTAGATAAGGAACTAGCTAGTCTAGTTCAACctggagaagaaaaggaaaacacctccaacaattttgaaaacaatgtTGACTCATATACAGTAAATGGACAAGAAGGAAATGAGGTAAATTTTGATAATGCCTCGAAGGCTGACatgaaaataaatcaaGATTATGCAACGAACGAGAACCGCAAGGCCGATGAAGTTGTGGAGGACATCTTACCATCGATACCCAATGATCAGGTTCCCGAAGATATAGAATTTAGCGACCTGCATCTCGCTGCAGAGACCAAAAAGATTGATGATCCTGATCTTAAAGAGGAGCCTGTTGTTGGTACTAAGACCAatgcagatgcagatgcagaCACAAACGAAGTCACGCCAACTGAACCAGTAGGGGAACTTGTCAATAGTGGAGCTCAGAACCAACAGGAACAAAACGAGGAGCAAATCAATAACAATGCTGATATGGAAACAGACACCAAATTGGATGAAGTAAAAGATGCAGACAGCAAATTGGGATTGGGAACTAATGATATTGGGTCGCAACTGGCTATCGACAATGACAAAGTAGGGAATGAAACTGGCACGAAGATAGACACATCTCAGCAATTGGAACAACCTGAACAAGCTAAGCAACTTGAACAAGCTAAGCAACTTGAACAAGCTAAGCAACCTGAACAAGCTAAGCAATTGGAACAACCTGAACAACCTGAACAACCTGAACAACCTGAACAACCTGAACAACCTGAACAACCTGAACAACCTGAACTCTCTAAACAACCTGAACAAACGCAACAACCTCAATTGTCCTATACAGGAGCTGAAGGAATGCAAGAATATGAAAAGGAGGAATTAAGCCAAGAGGCTGGCGAGAATAAAGTTTTGAAAGAGATTCAAGCTGATGATCCATCTTTTGATGCTGATTATAACATGGATGGTGccaatgatgatggtgacgatgatgatgatgataataatcGCAAATCAGATTTTAGTATAgaaaattcttttcttccaagTGATTCAGAACCGAGGGATGAAGATACAGAGATGATGAATGTGGAAGACCAAGTGAAAAATGAAGTTCCAACTGCAGATTCATTCACAAACGACATCTCTAACGCGAACCCAAACACAGACCTAAATGCAAACCAGCATATAGACACCGATACGAACTCGGAGTTCGTGCTGGTAGAATCTCAAACACAATCACAGCCACAACAAAATGACGTGCCATCCTTTGCTAAAGAAACTAATAATTCCACTTCTAATAATGAGgtgaaaaaagaaccatTTTCTTCTAATACTCCTACAGCCACTgctaacaataacaacaacaatgacaaGATCAATAtaaacaccaacaacaacaccaacaccaacataGGCTCTCCATCGGCTGGAAGTGCTGAGACAAAGAATGGCTCGGGTAATGTTGCTAGTGAATCATCAGAATCTTCTCGCACGCATGGACTGGATGCGAATGAATCGGAAGATATTGTTGACGATGACACTGAGGAACAGTCAACAAAGGTGGCACCAAAATATAAGCAAACCCACCTTATAGTGGTTCCATCATACTCTGGCTGGTTTAATATGACAAAAATTCACAAAATCGAGAAAGAGTCATTACCCGAGTTTTTTGATACAATGCACCCTTCAAAGTCCCCTAAATTATATGTCAATTATAGGAACTTTATGATAAACTCGTACAGGCTCAACCCCAATGAGTTCCTCACATTGACATCTTGTCGACGTAATTTAGTTGGTGATGTGGGCACACTTATGCGTGTGCACAGATTCCTCAACAAATGGGGTTTAATCAACTACCAAGTACGGCCGCAATTCAAGCCGGGTTATGCTGCTGAGAAGCAACCAAATGGACAACTGATTGAATTACCGTACACAGGAGACTATCACGTGAGGTTAGATACACCACGTGGATTGTTTCCTTTTGACACATCACGAGTTCCCCCCGAACGCATCGACATtaataaattgaaaaatattttGCTGCTTGAGAGTGAAAGTGGTGATAAGAATAAAAGTGAAACCAAGAATAGCGATGTACAAGCTGCTGGGAGTCTCATTGAGAATGAGAAGGATAAGGAAAATGACAAGAAAAATGTCCAAGGCAGAGACAACCACAGTATCAAAATTAATACAGACATCCATGATAGGGAAAAGCGTCGTGCATCAGAACAAGGTGTTGATGGCCAATCACATcagataaagaaacaaaagaccAAGGAAAGAGCGTTATCCGATGATTGGACTTCTGATGAAGTTTCCAAACTTACAAATGCCGTCAAAGAATACAAGGATGATTGGTATCAAATTGCCAATGCAGTTGGTACAAACAAGACTCCACAACAATGTGTTCTTAAATTTCTCAAGATGCCATTGGAGGATCGGTTCAATGATCTCGAGTGCAACCCAAAGACCATACAAGAGTTGTTGAAGTTTGCTTCTAATTACCCAATAAACTCTGTGGACAACCCAGTATTGGCCAACTTGGTTTTTATGACTCGAATTGTAGATAGCGAAGTGGCCAAAGCTGCAAGCGAGGCTGCATGTAAAGCAATGGATGAATGTATCAATAGGAAAATCAAGGCCGTTTATGGATCTGAtgataaaaataaagcTGATGAACAAAGGAGAGAACTGAACACTGGATCCGATGTTAAGGTCGAATCAGTTTGTTCCTCCGAAGTCAatggagagaaagaagataaagatTCCGATGAAACAAACACACAGACAAAGGAGACCAAAGGACAGGAAAGTAACAAGCCCGAAGTAAATGACGCGAGAAATACTGACGAAAAAGATGCCATTGCTACAACTTTTGGTATTGTTGGTGGTAGAAGTCATTTATTCTCGAGCTACGAAGAGCGCGAAATGCATAAGATCAGTACAAACATAATTAACCATGAGTTGGCCAAGGTTGAGACAAAATTGTCCAAGATTGAAGAATTGGAGAAGATATACGAGCGTGAACGTCAAAACTTGTCCAAACAACAGGAGTTGAATTTTATGGATCGTTTGGCATTAACCAAATCCACCATTGGTATAATAAAGAAACTCGAGGATGCATGCGACATGCTTGAAAGTGGTGATAAGAAACCTGAAGATATTAAGTCATTGATTTCAGATGCAAAGGAATTACTTTATAAGCCTACAAAGCAACTGTTTGAAGATGTGCGATCAGGACTTTCTCAAGGAGGTACCTCCGGTTCGAATAGCAATAATAAGAATAGTAATGGTAATGGCAATATGCAAGATGATGACTTTAAGCCCTTATCTATGACTGCGCCACAAGCATTTAAGGTTTGGGTTCCTTga
- the RPL17 gene encoding 60S ribosomal protein L17 — protein MVRYAAKASNPAKSASARGSYLRVSFKNTRETVQAINGWKLTKAQKYLDQVLDHERAIPFRRFNHSIGRTAQGKEFGVTKARWPAKSVNFVKDLLRNAQSNAEAKGLDVEKLTISHIQVNQAPKQRRRTYRAHGRINAYQSSPSHIELTLTEEDEVVEKATDKKVGRLNARQRGRLASQKRLTAA, from the coding sequence atggTTCGTTACGCTGCCAAAGCATCCAACCCAGCTAAGTCAGCTTCGGCTCGTGGATCATACTTGAGAGTTTCATTCAAGAACACCAGAGAAACCGTACAAGCCATCAATGGTTGGAAATTGACCAAGGCTCAAAAATACTTGGACCAAGTCTTGGACCACGAAAGAGCAATCCCATTCAGAAGATTCAACCACTCTATTGGAAGAACCGCTCAAGGTAAAGAGTTTGGTGTTACAAAGGCTAGATGGCCAGCTAAGTCCGTCAACTTTGTTAAGGACCTTTTGAGAAACGCTCAATCCAACGCTGAAGCCAAGGGTTTGGACGTTGAGAAATTGACCATCTCACACATTCAAGTTAACCAAGCACcaaagcaaagaagaagaacataCAGAGCTCACGGTAGAATCAACGCTTACCAATCAAGTCCATCCCACATTGAGTTGACCTTGactgaagaagatgaagttgttgaaaagGCCACCGACAAGAAGGTTGGTAGATTGAACGCTAGACAGCGTGGAAGATTAGCTTCCCAAAAGCGTTTGACCGCTGCTTAA
- the EBP2 gene encoding rRNA-processing protein and EBNA1-binding protein ebp2 (BUSCO:EOG09265GXF): MAKGTLKQQLKSHQSKAKSETDLKTTTSSKKQKSSSSVSPTSVKSAEKSKKTPVVVPTITKPILKSTEVDDVSKEEEYASNALSKKEQRKLKKLQALADKNQEEEVDEEDEEDGEDDEEDLDLAKLAESESESDLDDDEDEEDDDDDEDDEEEEEEIENEEEDEEDVPLSEVEYDSDADIIPHTKLTINNMAALRESLARIQLPWSKHSFIEHQSVLSAEPAETKIKDIYDDTERELAFYKQALDAAKQARATLLKLKVPFSRPVDYFAEMVKSDEHMDKLKTKLLREAADRKASEESKKQRQLKKFGKQVQHETLQKRAKEKKETLEKIKSLKKKRGANEISNDDDFQIALEEATKDEYSRSGGNDNKRSKPNGKRLAKDAKYGRGGKKSGSRKNDAASSADISGFSSKKMKGKSSRPGKSKRSRR, encoded by the coding sequence ATGGCCAAGGGAACATTAAAGCAGCAGTTGAAGAGTCATCAGTCAAAGGCTAAATCAGAAACTGATCTAAAGACCACAACATCTTctaagaaacaaaagtcTTCGTCATCTGTATCTCCCACCTCAGTTAAATCTGCAGAGAAGTCCAAAAAGACGCCCGTGGTTGTGCCAACAATAACTAAACCCATATTGAAGTCAACCgaagttgatgatgttaGCAAGGAGGAAGAATATGCTAGTAATGCATTgtcaaagaaagaacagaGAAAGTTAAAAAAGTTGCAAGCACTTGCAGATAAGAACCAAGAAGAGGAGgtagatgaagaagatgaagaggatggtgaggatgatgaggaGGATTTGGATCTTGCTAAACTTGCAgaaagtgaaagtgaaagtgatctcgatgatgatgaggatgaggaggacgacgacgacgacgaagatgatgaggaggaggaagaggaaattgaaaatgaagaggAAGACGAAGAGGATGTACCATTATCCGAAGTTGAATATGACTCTGATGCTGATATTATACCACATACCAAGCTCACAATAAACAACATGGCCGCTCTTAGAGAGTCGCTAGCCCGTATTCAATTACCGTGGTCTAAACATTCTTTCATAGAACACCAATCAGTCCTTAGTGCTGAGCCTGCCGAGACAAAGATCAAGGACATTTATGATGATACTGAAAGAGAACTTGCATTCTATAAGCAAGCATTGGACGCGGCAAAACAAGCCAGAGCTACATTGCTTAAATTGAAAGTACCCTTTTCACGTCCTGTTGATTATTTTGCTGAGATGGTGAAGAGCGATGAACATATGGATAAATTGAAGACCAAGTTACTCCGCGAGGCTGCAGACAGAAAAGCTTCAGAGGAAAGTAAGAAACAGAGACAATTAAAGAAGTTTGGTAAACAAGTTCAACATGAAACGTTACAAAAGAgagcaaaggaaaagaaagaaactttggaaaaaatcaagagcttaaagaaaaagagaggcGCTAATGAAATAAGCAATGACGATGATTTCCAAATTGCATTGGAAGAAGCAACAAAGGATGAATATTCCCGTAGCGGTGGAAACGACAACAAGAGACTGAAACCCAACGGTAAGCGTTTAGCAAAGGATGCCAAGTATGGACGTGGTGGTAAAAAAAGCGGAAGCAGAAAGAATGATGCAGCTTCTTCGGCCGATATTAGTGGATTTTCCAGCAAGAAAATGAAGGGCAAATCATCGAGACCAGGCAAGAGCAAGCGCTCAAGAAGgtaa
- the ERG20 gene encoding Farnesyl pyrophosphate synthetase (BUSCO:EOG092633US), translated as MSSKEAARERFVNVFQDIVEELTEILKSYKMPQEAIDWFNKSLQYNTPGGKLNRGLSVVDTYAILNNTSADKLDDAQYKKAAILGWAIELLQAYFLVADDMMDQSKTRRGQPCWYLAEGVGNIAINDSFMLEGAIYEILRKHFRQDSYYVDLLDLFHEVTFQTELGQLLDLVTADEEHVDLSKFSLAKHSFIVIFKTAYYSFYLPVALAMYMSGISDAKDLQQVKDILIPLGEYFQIQDDFLDCFGTPEQIGKIGTDIKDNKCSWVVNQALLNASPEQRKVLDENYGRKDDEKEQVCKQLFKDMGIEKIYADYEEEVVKKLRTQIDQIDESRGLKKDVLTSFLNKVYKRSK; from the coding sequence ATGTCAAGTAAAGAAGCTGCTCGTGAGAGGTTTGTCAATGTCTTTCAAGACATTGTTGAAGAGTTGACCGAGATTCTTAAATCATACAAAATGCCACAAGAAGCCATTGATTGGTTTAACAAGAGTTTACAGTATAACACACCGGGTGGGAAATTGAACCGTGGATTATCTGTTGTTGATACATATGCCATTTTGAATAATACCTCGGCAGATAAGTTGGACGATGCACAATATAAAAAGGCTGCCATCTTGGGGTGGGCAATTGAATTGTTGCAAGCGTATTTTTTGGTTGCTGATGACATGATGGACCAATCGAAAACAAGAAGGGGTCAACCATGTTGGTATTTGGCTGAAGGTGTTGGCAATATTGCAATCAATGACTCGTTTATGTTGGAAGGTGCAATCTATGAAATTTTGAGAAAGCATTTCCGTCAGGACTCGTACTATGTTGATTTGTTAGACTTGTTCCACGAAGTTACTTTCCAAACCGAATTGGGTCAATTATTAGACTTGGTGACTGCTGACGAGGAACATGTTGACTTGAGCAAGTTCTCGTTGGCGAAGCACTCCTTTATCGTCATTTTCAAGACAGCATACTATTCCTTCTATTTACCTGTTGCCTTGGCAATGTATATGAGCGGAATCAGCGATGCCAAAGATTTGCAACAAGTCAAAGACATTTTAATTCCCCTTGGTGAATACTTTCAAATCCAAGATGACTTTTTAGACTGCTTTGGTACCCCCGAGCAAATTGGGAAAATCGGTACTGATATTAAGGACAACAAATGTTCATGGGTTGTGAACCAAGCTTTATTGAATGCTTCACCAGAACAAAGGAAGGTTTTGGATGAGAACTACGGAagaaaagatgatgaaaaggAACAAGTATGTAAACAATTGTTTAAGGATATGGGAATCGAGAAAATATATGCTGAttatgaagaagaagtggtgaagaaattgagaaCTCAAATCGATCAAATTGATGAGTCAAGAGGATTGAAAAAGGATGTTTTGACCTCATTTTTGAACAAGGTTTACAAAAGATCAAAGTAA
- the QCR8 gene encoding ubiquinol--cytochrome-c reductase subunit 8 (BUSCO:EOG09265GSM): protein MAGPPHPHSYLGWWGDLGSPKQKYITQYTVSPYVAKPFKGAAYNAVFNTFRRTKNQFLYLAIPFVVVWSIWAKARDYNEYLYTKAGREELERVNV from the coding sequence ATGGCAGGTCCACCACATCCACATTCTTACTTAGGCTGGTGGGGAGATCTCGGTTCCCCCAAACAAAAGTACATCACTCAGTACACTGTTTCACCATACGTTGCTAAGCCATTCAAAGGTGCTGCTTACAATGCAGTTTTCAATACTTTCAGAAGAACTAAGAACCAATTCTTATACCTTGCCATCCCATTCGTTGTTGTCTGGAGTATTTGGGCCAAAGCAAGAGACTACAATGAATACTTGTACACCAAAGCTGGTAGAGAAGAGTTGGAGAGAGTCAATGTATAG